The Lentzea guizhouensis genome contains a region encoding:
- a CDS encoding DUF86 domain-containing protein gives MPCNGKTFDDYLADAMLRSAVERQFEIIGEALNNLSKVDPELAALVPDLARIVAFRNILIHGYASVDDALVWQVLAEKRPRLEEHLRQLLAGLS, from the coding sequence TTGCCTTGCAACGGTAAGACTTTCGATGACTACCTGGCCGACGCGATGCTGAGATCGGCGGTCGAGCGCCAGTTCGAGATCATCGGTGAGGCGTTGAACAACCTGTCGAAGGTTGACCCGGAGCTTGCCGCCTTGGTACCCGACCTGGCTCGGATCGTCGCGTTTCGCAACATTTTGATCCACGGCTACGCCAGCGTGGACGACGCTCTTGTGTGGCAGGTGCTCGCTGAGAAACGGCCACGGCTCGAAGAGCACCTTCGCCAACTGCTCGCTGGCCTGAGCTGA